Genomic DNA from Lactuca sativa cultivar Salinas chromosome 8, Lsat_Salinas_v11, whole genome shotgun sequence:
gaAATTAGTCATCGGATTTTAGTCTTGTTCTTGAAATTCAGAATGTTAGTCCAAAATATATTTTTTCGTTAGAAATAAGTACTTTTGATTTAACATAAAATAGTCTGGAATATATCATTATGTAAAAGTTGGTTGTCTTATTAAAACAATGAGTTATTTTCTTAAATATCACATTCAAGGTGGTTACTTCCTTTTATAAATAACCCAAAAAAACATTGTATGGAAGTATAGGAGGTTGGAGGGGCAAGTTTCGGATCTCTTATGAACCTAAACTTGGCCCTACTGGCTAAATGGTGGTGGAAGTTCAAAACACGTCCTGACTCCCTTTGGGCCCGAATTGTAATGGGGTTTCATAACCTTGCAAACCGTCCCTGGTTCTGTTTCGCAAAACATAATCGGGGTGGGGTGTGGTCATGCATAGATAAAGCAAAAAATGGCTTCTGGAAGTTAAATATTGATGTGAAGGAAATAATGAATACTAATGATGGGGGATTATCGTGGAGATCTGACTTTGTGGTGGATGGAGTTTTTAGCGTGGCAAGGCTTAGAAATAGATTTGACAGAGCCTCTCATCTGATTTGCGATGGGGATTTCTGGTGGTTGAACTTGGCTCCAAAAAAGATGGTGAATTTTATTTGGCGAGCAAAGCAGGGGAGGATTCCATCTGCCGAGGCGTTAAGGAAAAGGAACATCCAAGTACCCTCCACAATTTGTGGGATATGTGAACACGTAGAAGAATCAGTGGATCACATTCTCACTTCATGCAGTTTGGCGAGGAATATTATAACCATGGTACTAAAGTGGTGTAACGTTCTCCCTCAATTCTTTTCAGGTGTGAATGAGGTGCTTGACTTCGCCAGGAACTGGGGACATTCCCCAAAAAAGAAAGAGTCGCTTACATGTATTATATACGGAACCCTTTGGAGTTTGTGGAAGGCAAGGAATGATCGGATTTTTAAAGGAGAATCATCGAACCCGGCGAAAATTTTAGATTATATCAAATCATCAGTATTTACTTGGAGAAAGTATAGGAGTCCTAGGGGTGATACAGTTGATTGGGATAAGTGGTGTCGTGCACCCTTGAATTGTACATAGACTATGCTCTCTGCTTTGCTTGATGTTTTCTATTGTACTTCTATCCCCTAGCTTTTTGCTAGGGGTATTTTAATAAAATTGCCGGTTCAAAAAAAGAGTATATTAGAGCATCCACATCGGTGCTCTTTCAATTCTTTGTTGCAATGTCAACTTAAACATCATATTTAAACCGCTGCAAAGAAAACAAATGGgtcatttattattaaattcatCAAAATAGATAAAGTAgttaaatattattaaatatgAGGCATTATGTATTTGCAAGACTTGCAAATATACCAAGAAGTAAATGTATGTGACATCAAATATGAAACATCTGACATTGCAAAACAAATTGAAAAGTTGCGATGTGGATGGTCTTAGATACTCAAGAAACCACTAGGATTGAAGTTTAAAAATGAGCTCCACCCTCTCCCTTTCGTTTTGACCATTTCTAGAAGATAACAAGTTACCCTACTAATGCGTTGGTTTTGCTTATATGACAATCAACAAAGAGGTCAAATTAACACCAAGTTAGATGTCTAAAAAACTTTTAATCGACTAGAGCCTAGCTTTTTTTATTCAATACGTTCTTCCAATTTTTTTGAAAACTTCTTTCATTTAAACTTCATTCTACACTTTCATAAGTGTCACTTTAGATTCTATCTTGATGCGAGGGAGACAAACAACGCTCAACATAAAGTGATAGAGGTTATGGTTTCGACACTGGAGACCTAAGTGGTTCCTAGAGGGTCCCGAGTCATTACTCTGATTTAGTTcgttaaaaaaatgtaaaaaaattgtttttcttttaaGCTGCAACATCTTTAAAAATTAGTGTCACTACTACTTTACATttagttgaatttttttttggtgCCACTACTATCGAAAGTTTATGTGTCTGTCATTGTCATTGTCATTGTCACTGTTACACCTCAAGTCAAAGTGAACATGAGGGTAGTAACGGGGTGGAATTGGTGGTAGCTTTGGAGTTACGGTGACCATTGGATGCTGTACCGTGTGTTTCGGTTTTGGTACAattttcataaatggtccctggatTTTATAGGTATTATTAAATTTAGTCCTATGATAAaaaaagtattttcttttttatCTTGGACTTAACATAAAATAATACCGATGATTTGGAAATAAGGAAAAGGACCAAATATGCTTGATTTTGAAATCATCCGGATATTTGTATTAATTTCTCAAAGTTTGGACTATACCTTGCAAAGTAAGGAAAACCAAAGGGACCATTTCTGTATGATATCTTGCATAACTCTTGTTACTCTTCTCGCCGCTGCTGTTCGGATCTGTCATCGTCGCCGGTTCTTCTCCTCTCGTTTAATCGTCGCTGCATTTTTCATCTCACAAACACAGGTATTGTTGCTGCTTTTCGTACTTTCTTTGATAAACCCTAGTTGGGGTTTCTTTTTATATGGATCAAACGATGATTGTGCCAGTTGGCAAAACCCCCATAAAATTTGGTCATGGTATTAAAAAAGTTTCAAACCAAATGATTTGGTTTGCATTTTCGACTTTGAATACTGAATGACATGCCTTCATTTTATTATCGATTAATGTTAGCCATCCGATGTAATACAAATTATTCTTGAATGATTGATATGCAACGTATACATACTTGGTGAAACCTAATTCCATCACCGCTTTTTCCCCTTCAGAAGCTCAAGCCTCGATCAAATTCCAGCATTTTAATCGATTCATACTTCCATCAGCTGGGTTCACAGACATTTCAATTGGTTCAACGATTCATTCAGCCCTCACGACTGAAGCGGTTTCATCGGCTGCAGCCTTATGGTATGATTTTCTACTTCGATTTCTGAGATATTATTTGATTGAAATCAGCATTTATGATGACCTTCGGTGCTTTGAGTTTCTTGTTGATGGGGCTAGTGTTATAGTATAGTATATGTTCATTAGTCATTGGATCATTGTATATAGGCTCTCAATGTTAATTTTTGGTTTTTCATTTTTCCGCTTGTTTGAAGTCAGGTTCATGAGTCTGTGGATTTTGTGCTCTTAACCAGTTTGTTTAGATATAAGCACTCAATGTTGTTTCTTAAACTGTTTTACACCATTTTAAACCAATCTGATCATTTGGATAACTTTGTGTTTGGGCTTTTATCAGGTATTAAAGATATAATTCAGAAAGATGCGATTGCTTGCTCATGCATTATCCCAACTCTCCACAAATTCAAGAGCCACACAGTTAAAAAGCATCACAAATTCATTAGCTTATAATTTCAATTTAAGCAATCGTTTTCTTTCAACTAACAAAGGAAACGAAGGTGATATTGACTGGGGCTCTGCATCAACATGGTCAAGTGGGCTCACTAAAGAGCATTTTGATGGGGAGGTTGTAGGCCACAAAGTAGGCGGCAAtgatggcggtggtggtggtggtggtggaggtggaggaggaGGGGCATTAGGGTCATCTCAAATTGTACCTACAAGTTGGAATGATGATGATGAAATGGAAAAGCTAAGGAAAATGGCAGCTGAAGCTTCTAGAAAAGATGGTGAGTTTGCAAGTAAATGGAAGGAAAGGATGCGTGAAACTAGTTTGCTAATGAAACAGGTGATCGAGCCAGGGGCAAGAGGGTCATATTTGAAAGATTCAGAAAAGGCTGAAATGTATCGGCTTCATAAGGAGAATCCAGAAGTTTACACTGTTGAGAAATTAGCAAAAGATTACAGAATCATGAGACAAAGGGTTCATGCTATTTTATGGTTGAAGGAAGATGAAGAGAAAATGGAGAAAAAACTTGGACACCCTCTAGATGATTCTGTCGAACAGTTGCTTGATAATTTCCCTGAGTGAGTCATTCATATTAATTATTTGTTCAAAAGACCATAATACCCTTATGAatgaatgtattttttttttttttttttgcagattcTTTGATTGGCATGATAGGGAATTCCATGTTGCAACCTTACCATATAAGCCAGATTTCAAAGTGATGCCAGAAGGTTGGGATGGAAGCATTAAGGATCCAGATGAGGTGTTGTATGAGATTTCAATGAAGGAAGATGAAATTTTATATCAAGAATTTCTTGAGAAATTCAACTTCAACAAGATGAAGGTATAAATATGAGAAAAGaagttatataatataatataagaaGTTAATATAATAAgaagaaataaatgaaagtatgttggtATTATTATTATGACAGATTGAGGGGAAGGTGAAAGTGCATAAGTATAGCAGGAGGCGTCCAACAGAGGGATGGGAGATTACAGTTGAGAAGATGGGCCCACGTGGGAAGCGGGGAGATGGCGGTGGTTGGAAGTTCAAGAGCCTGGCTGACGGCTCCACCAGACCACTTAATGATTATGAGAAAATGTTTGTTAAACGAGAGAAACCACGAAGGAGACGCAAGATTCTACATCCAAAATAAATTCTCGGATATTTTAGGATTTTAGGATTTGATTCcgcttttgtttttgtttttgtttgtgtcAAATGTAGTGGCACTgtctttttttgtttgtttgtttgttggtTGGGTCCTACTCTACTATATAAATGTTATGCCAAAGCCGAAACATTTGAGCACAAGGGTGTTATGTGGTTGGTATGCAAAAAATTTGAAATGAAAGAGAGTTTGTTTCTGTTTCATGTCTTTGGAATAAAACTTGGGAATTAAGATATTGACCTTCATAACCACATTGTTGCTTGTTCTGAAAATCATTGACAATCTTTTTTGACTTTTCTGCAATCGATCACGATGTGTGAAAATCCAGAATTTTCAAAATCATCGAACTACCTTGAGAAAAAGTTTGAAAATTCAGTGAATTTCAAAATTGTAGTATtttgaattagggttttatttataatatttataaattaGTTTGAAAATTCAGTATTTTACTATTTTTAGAAGTATTAATGATTTATAATGATACTGAACATTATTCTGTAGACatttagtctttttttttttttttttgtatacattGTCAATAAACTTATGTACAATGTTAAAAAATATCATTATGATTGGTAATTATAGGTTTAAATTTATCTTTTTGCGTGTTTTTCTATGATTGGTTGTTATAATCAATGGTGTGAAGGCTTTACCCACCCTATGACCACCGTTTCACCACCACTTCGTGGTGGTTGAATGTTGTTGCATTTTTCAGTTCTTTTCAATGggtattaagggggtgtttggttaagctttttaaaagttaaaacatcTTATTAGGTTCCACaccactataagttaaaaaagtgttttGATGAAAATAACTTATTCCAGTGGAAAACTTCTAATAagtcattttttcataagttaccatACATTTacttattattaacttataagctaataagctaataagttataaactaataaacaaattttttttttttgccaaacaaCCCCTAAATGCTTAATGGGTCTGGATTGAAGACAAAACCCATGAATCCCTTCTAATGAACATTAACCGAAAAAGTATGATTTAGATTTTTGGTCAAACTCTTATTCTATTAAGATGCTCTTATTATACCTTTCAATATGGATGTTTAGAACTTATATCTTACTGGAATTGATGGCCATGAGCTTAATAGTCAAGTGGTTATTAAGTGGGACAAAAAAGGGAGTAAAACATTGTGGTATTGTGATTTAAAGAATCCATcttatcctccttaataaatgaaggttttttttgccatatgtcaatctcttatgagttttgacacttgtcattttgaggtatttttaaataaatgtttttccatttgtcattttcttatttttttttatctttcttaattaacacatcatatttacattctaattaataattgccttaattgaaaataactaataaattacaatattacaactcgtatagtatttaatatgtttcctttcaaattcaaattttaaatttcaaatttaaataaatttttgtttaaaccttcacattaattttttttaaaattttatccaacccgtataacatacgggtctcacaactagtatctATTAAAAATCACATGGGATATGCTAGTCCATTTAATATCATATACCCTAAGATCATAACCCTTCATTCTTTTTATATAATGGTTAGAGTTTAGTTCCATATTGACACACTATTTGCAAAAGATAAAAGatcctaaccttatatatatatatatatatatatatatatatatatatatatatatatatatatatatatatatatatatatatatatatatatatatatatatcagtgttgtaaaTATCGGCCTAGGCGACCGATAAATCGGCGCCTAGGCGCTTGGCGGTCCTCCATCGTCGACGTTTATAGCTAATCGGACCCTATTATCGGACGTGGCCAAAATCGGTCAAAGACGGATTTTATCGGATCTAGGCGGGTCTAGGCGGGCCTAGGCGCCCTAATcggtaaaaaaaaacaattaagggCAAAAGTGTCAAATTGTTAGAATTGCTGCTAGGGTTCTTCTCACTCCATCACattcatttcttttcttttttgaaatTTTCTCTTTGGTTTGAAGGAATGAAAGAAAGCATGAACTGAAGCTTATAAAACAACGCCATCTTCTTCTTTGATGTCATTTGTCCCTCCTCTGACACCGTCTTTTTCTTCCATTCACGTCGTCGCAGTCTGTTAGTCGTCATCCTCGAAGCTAAACCAGTCTTCGCCTTCTGAAGCTTCTACAACAGTCGCCACCTCCTGTGGTATATAGTTATATAACAATAATCAGGATGGAATCATCGATAATGGAATTCCCACATATCCACAGCCTCCTGCTATTGAATTCCCTCAACATTCACAAAGTTCCAAACGCAGTAGACAACAAGTTGCAGGTCCACGTCTCTTCCCGATGCTATTGGAACCCATTGTTCATAACACTTTTTTCTCCCCATTTTATGCAGACTTTGATCCAAATGCAATTGTTGGTTATTTAGATCTGATGTATTAGGGATCAAAAGGGTTTTTGTAAACATAATATCatgttataatgttatatttattaatttttaataacTTTCACAtagatataatgttatatttatcaactttttaataattaatggtccccgattaatccccgcctagccgattaatcccttgaccatAGTCCACCGTCGAGCTAGCGTCGAGCGATTTctgcaaccttgatatatatatatatatatatatatatatatatatatatatatatatatatatatatatataaggagagagagagagagaggttcatatGTTTTTGACAACTATTGTGTGTATGTAGGAACCAATGAGACTTTaagaaaaaattaattattaattaagctGTAAATGGCAGTTTAGTCATTATGCACACAGTTGAATTATTTTCCAAATTTATAATCCTTGATATAATGGATCGGTTACCTTTAAATCACGTCTATATCTTATTAACCTAACCCTAAGCGTCTTCATCAGCAATCAATCCTTGAAGAGATGAGGGCCACAACTGCCACGGTGATGATGCGTCGAATAAAGGACAGAACCCTCTACCCCTTTCTTGTGTGTGCAATCGAGCCATCAAATTCGTTCCTCCACCTCCATCATACAACCCATCATGGAATTCTAGGGCTCAACCCATCAACCCCTGGTAAGGTTGTAATCATTTTTTGGTATGAGAAATGTAACATATCAATTTCCAGGTATGAGATTTATTATTCAAAAGCAAAATTTCCCTTGGAACTCGGTAGGTTGAtagcctcaactcgacgtgttgaaagGCTTTAGGCCACACatctttttggaccaactcgacgagttggagaggaaaactcgacgagttggcggctgattatgaaaccctaaattttagggtttgcaccctatataacctCCTTAAGTCCTTCAGGCTGATCTTTTATCAGCCTCTAAACCATATTATTGGCCTTGTGAACCCTAATCTTCATTCCATCTCATATTGTGAGTTAGTGTGGCATTTTGGAGCAAAAGAAGGAGAAGATTGAGAGAAGAAGGCAAGGATCTAGCAAACTAAGCTCTCATCTTCAGTTTGACACTCTTTTGAACCATTGTAATTATTCAAAATCcgattttgtaacatcccaagtcagaatcaagagttcagggggtTAAGTGTAAGCTTGGaaaagagggacttggcgagtaggagttgcaactcgtcgagtctaagtgaccggactcgccgagtcggaggctggactcgacgagtccgtgctggaatgagaaaccctaattcctaaggtttgcaccttatttaaagaatAATATGTCTTTATTTCAGCCTCTATCTTCCCTGAgtgttccagagaaaccctaaatcatgagAGACTCCATTGTTGAGAAGATTGAAGCTTAGAAGTAGAAATTGGTGAAGAGAAGTTGAAGGAATTTGAGGATAGCATCAAGAGAGCTTGTGGATTtgaagtctacatcagtttagacTCATCTCTAAGGTAAGAGGACATTACCTTAAGCTACTTCCTTGTTATTTCATGAATGGTGGTTGATTTGGAATCCATTAGCTTGATTGGGATCTATCTTGAGTTtgaggcttagatctgaagttgctacttcagatctagaatTTTGATGGCCCAAAAGGTCACAAAGTTCCTGTCTTAGAGTCATTGATGAagccctttgtcttaaaccctagccctagaagtgttttgggcttatatctccttgctTTCACGTaaatttgcaactttatgtgagggttaggctgtagaagagtggatctatgaattggagtccctgcatggcttgaaaagtcTCTGTTtggaatgagaactgaagagactcggcgagtcacataggtgcactcgacgagttgtatgaatatgtgcatggactcgacgagttggaagaacaactcgacgagtttgatgaagatttccttggactcggcgagtctgttcttggactcggcgagtctggtcgtggaatcccaaccttttctggttgagctgtgaatcggtgagtcgagggatgactcggtgagttgagtaggAAGTGACTCAgagcttgttggactcgacgagtcttggggcgacttggcgagttgagtcgtggcatgggagtttctaagcataggaactcgacgagtcaacgggttgactcggcgagtagggtcaaccaggaaggttgactttgactgaggactttgactttgactaagggttgaccagttgacttccaggggtattttggtaattattggatttggttatttggtaatgttcagtggtggagttcgtgtcggtggtcggagcagcgtgatcttattcttcattcggcagttgcaggtgagttatcctcactatatcaacagggtctaaagcaccaaggccgaccctttatcggattgaaatCCGGGTATCTGTTTGATATGTTATTGCTTGCTATGTCTGTATCCTGTTTattaggatggtgtatgttagagacctggttaaggtcggtatcctggtatattggatgatgctatgttagtgaccagttaggtcggtatcctggttaggatgttgttatgatatgtgatctgctagatcggtttgattagatgtgaattgctatatgattatatgtttatgtgcacatggttgtttggactggggttgggttgaggcgtgtCCTGCTTTGttctgtaggccaacatacccagggaggaccg
This window encodes:
- the LOC111896969 gene encoding protein GAMETE CELL DEFECTIVE 1, mitochondrial, whose protein sequence is MRLLAHALSQLSTNSRATQLKSITNSLAYNFNLSNRFLSTNKGNEGDIDWGSASTWSSGLTKEHFDGEVVGHKVGGNDGGGGGGGGGGGGGALGSSQIVPTSWNDDDEMEKLRKMAAEASRKDGEFASKWKERMRETSLLMKQVIEPGARGSYLKDSEKAEMYRLHKENPEVYTVEKLAKDYRIMRQRVHAILWLKEDEEKMEKKLGHPLDDSVEQLLDNFPEFFDWHDREFHVATLPYKPDFKVMPEGWDGSIKDPDEVLYEISMKEDEILYQEFLEKFNFNKMKIEGKVKVHKYSRRRPTEGWEITVEKMGPRGKRGDGGGWKFKSLADGSTRPLNDYEKMFVKREKPRRRRKILHPK